Below is a genomic region from Methanobacterium sp..
TCATAAGATTTGTAAGCTGCCAAATCGGGGATTATATCAAATTATATTCCTCGATTTAAATTCGAAATATTCTCGAAAAGACATAGATTTTAGCTGAACGCTGTAAATCTATGATTTTAAGCTATAGTTTAAAGATTAAATTTTTAACTCGAAATCAGCTGGCTGCATTTCAAGTTCTTCATCTTCGCCTAATGCTCCTTTTGCTCTTAACATCTGTCTAGCAAGTAACCAGTAGACAAGTGCAATAGCTTTTCTACCTTTGTTGTTTACAGGCAGCACTATATCCACATTTCCAAGTAAGTTTTCTGTATCACAGAGCGCGACAACAGGTATTCCTATTTGTTTTGCTTCAATAATTGCCTGTGAATCTGATCTTGGGTCTGTTACTACAAGCACTTTAGGTTCTATAAATTTAGCGTAATTTGGATTGGTTAATGTTCCTGGTATGAACCTTCCAGGTATTGTTTTTGCTCCAGTGAGCTTTCCAAATTTCTTAACAGGAGCCTGACCATACTGCCTTGTGGACACAACTAATATGTCATCAGCGTCATATTTTGCAAGGAATTTTGCTGCTGATAGTATTCTATCGTTGGTTTTCCTTACATCCAAAACATACAGACCATCTGCTCTTACTCTATATATGTATCGTTCCATGTCTTTAGTTTTTTGCTGAGTTCCAATGTGTAAACCTGCTGCTAAATACTTGTCTAGTGGAATTAAAAGTTCTGACAAATTAATCACCTCAATATTTCAAATAATTTAAAAATTTGTGTTTTTTTATATTTTTTAAAATTTAGTAGTTTTTTAGTCCGTTTTAACGGCTTTTCCTAATAAGACGAATGATTATTCATCATCCTCAACTTCTACTGCCTCATTAGGACATACATCCATGCAGACTTCACATAAGCTGCATTCTTCCTTATTTACAATAACTATTTTGTCCCCTTCAATTATAAGGACTTCCATTGGGCATACGTCGACGCATTCTGCGCAGTCTGCACCGTCGCATTTATCGTGATCGATAGTTATCTTAACCATATGTATCACCTTGTGTTTAAATATCCGCCATTTTTGGATTGATCATCTCTTCTTCAATTCTGATAAGTTCGTTAAGTTTTGCGATTCTTTCCCCACCTAGGGCTCCTGTTTTGATTATTGGACTTGCAAATCCAACAGCTAAATGAGCTATTGTTTCATCTGTTGTTTCACCAGATCTATGTGATACAACTGGTACATAACCATTAGCCTTTGCAAGTTTAACTGTTGCATAGGTGTCGCTTAATGTTCCTATCTGGTTTGGTTTTATGATGATCGAATTTGCAGCACCTACATCAATCCCTTCCTGAAGAATTTCTGCATTGGTTACAAACAGGTCATCTCCACAGATAAGACATTTGTCCCCTGATTTTCGAGTAAGTTCTGCAAATGCTTCAAAATCGCCTTCCTGTATAGGATCTTCAACATAGAACATGTTGTAAGTATCAATGATTTCTTTAACAAAGTCTATCTGTTCACCAATATCTCTGCTTACGCCTTCTCTTTCGTAAACATATTTAGAGCCGTCCCACATTTCACTTGCGGCCATGTCAAGGCAAGGCCTTATTTCAATTCCAAGTTCATCGCCTACTTCTTCGCAAGCTTTTGCTTGGATTGAGAGGGCTTCTTCATTGGTAAGGTTAGGTGCCCATCCGCCTTCGTCTCCTTTTCCACCAGTGAAAGTGCTGTCTTTGGCTTTTATTAATGAACCAATTTTTTTATGAACGCTTGAGTTTGCAAACACTGCTTCAGTTATATTTTCTGCTCCTACTGGAAGGACTAAAAATTCCTGAATATCAGGTGCATTTTTACCGGCGTGTGCTCCACCATTTATCATATTTCCTAAAGGATATGGAATTTCATTTTTGGTAATTCCTCCCAGGAATTTGTAAAGCGGCAGGTTATAGGATGCAGCGGCAGCCTTTGCAGTTGCCATTGAAACAGCAACTATGGTGTTACCACCTAAAGAAGATAGGTTATCGGTACCATCTATTTCTTTTAAAACCATATCTATATCATTTAAATCTTCGGCATCCATTCCAATAAGCTCAGATGAGATAACGTCTTCAACTTCACTTATTATTTTATCAACACCGCCTTCGGGAAATGCTGTAACTTCGCGTATACCGGTACTAGCACCGCTAGGCGCTGCAGCTCTTCCAAAACCATTCCATGTTAAAACATCTACTTCTACCGTTGGGTTTCCCCTGCTATCTAAAATTTTTCGTACACGGACGTCTTCAATAATACTATCCACAAAAACACCTCTTCATAGATGATAAGTTATCAGTACCACCTATTTCATTTAAAACCATATTTATCATTTGAATCCTACAAAAATTGCAAATTTTTGCAGGCCCGAAAATATTTGATTTTCGCGATTTCAGCGCCTATTCCAAGTTGTGATAAAATTATGCATTCATTTCATTTATCATTTTAGCAATGCAACTCTTAGTATGCTGTAATTTCATAAAATAGTGGTTATTTTCTAATACCGAGAGGAATTACGCCTTTTTTAAGTTCTAAACTTGCAATATCTATTGGATCAAGTGACCCTTCAACTTCTATTAATGGTTTTGCCCCCATTGATAACTGGAGGGCTCTTGCACCAACAATTCTTGCTTTTTCAAACCTTGTAAGTTCTTCAGATGACATAACATCTTCTCCTGATTCAATACTGAACCTTTTAATTTTATAAGAGAATTTCTATTAACTTATCATATGCTATTATAATTTTTACCATCACTCAATTTTAAAATCTCGAAAAATCATGGCGTAAAAAATCTATGATTTTTTAAGGTTCTGTAGGTTTTTAGAAATTCGCTTAAGTTAATGGGGCTGCCGAGATTTGAACTCGGGTCGCCAGCATTCCGGTGTGACCATCCCCGATCCAGTTGAAAAAATATTATTTCAAGAATTGTTGATATTTAGTTCAATGGCTGGGAGGATGGACCAAGCTACCCTACAGCCCCTCACCATACTTCAACGTGAGCTATTAACATTCTTCTACAACAATACTTAGAAATTCCAAGATC
It encodes:
- a CDS encoding DNA-directed RNA polymerase subunit K; the encoded protein is MSSEELTRFEKARIVGARALQLSMGAKPLIEVEGSLDPIDIASLELKKGVIPLGIRK
- the eno gene encoding phosphopyruvate hydratase gives rise to the protein MDSIIEDVRVRKILDSRGNPTVEVDVLTWNGFGRAAAPSGASTGIREVTAFPEGGVDKIISEVEDVISSELIGMDAEDLNDIDMVLKEIDGTDNLSSLGGNTIVAVSMATAKAAAASYNLPLYKFLGGITKNEIPYPLGNMINGGAHAGKNAPDIQEFLVLPVGAENITEAVFANSSVHKKIGSLIKAKDSTFTGGKGDEGGWAPNLTNEEALSIQAKACEEVGDELGIEIRPCLDMAASEMWDGSKYVYEREGVSRDIGEQIDFVKEIIDTYNMFYVEDPIQEGDFEAFAELTRKSGDKCLICGDDLFVTNAEILQEGIDVGAANSIIIKPNQIGTLSDTYATVKLAKANGYVPVVSHRSGETTDETIAHLAVGFASPIIKTGALGGERIAKLNELIRIEEEMINPKMADI
- the rpsB gene encoding 30S ribosomal protein S2, whose translation is MSELLIPLDKYLAAGLHIGTQQKTKDMERYIYRVRADGLYVLDVRKTNDRILSAAKFLAKYDADDILVVSTRQYGQAPVKKFGKLTGAKTIPGRFIPGTLTNPNYAKFIEPKVLVVTDPRSDSQAIIEAKQIGIPVVALCDTENLLGNVDIVLPVNNKGRKAIALVYWLLARQMLRAKGALGEDEELEMQPADFELKI
- a CDS encoding 4Fe-4S dicluster domain-containing protein, which codes for MVKITIDHDKCDGADCAECVDVCPMEVLIIEGDKIVIVNKEECSLCEVCMDVCPNEAVEVEDDE